In Silene latifolia isolate original U9 population chromosome 3, ASM4854445v1, whole genome shotgun sequence, a single window of DNA contains:
- the LOC141649873 gene encoding uncharacterized protein LOC141649873, translating to MAKVNRKELHGNKKFRNGSSDTPITPSSCTAAGSSSSSRPSCTSQKEPDPVTRLVNELIRDLSPTNESSSSWVNPQEGTSSRPSCSGQQALDPVARLVSDLVRNLSEEYDDPSSREANEEDLELEGDWDIGDPDVSCNKYGAILWYLERVRKDRNTLHPTFSLCCSDGKITLPLLKQPPQLLLDLLSRRHPLRNHFIDNIRAYNMMFLFTSMGGKIDNSVNQGRGPYTFRMGGQNVHRIGSLLPPDQNTPKFCQLYIYDTEQEVQNRKNAHRTYNRPTASEVAVLIEGDIGNAVERRDIIIEKESGELQRISGLIRVETYKNITNAVDRGETEPSSAGSRIFMSSSVLQSDGYTIEIMRFVSKRVLRPEDRPDILSRVFKMKLAELMKDLKDRHIFGRVIGDTYTIEFQKRGLPHAHILICLHRDVKFPEAANVDKIISAEIPDPDENPLLYALVKENMIYGLCGKDFPTCPCMVASKCSRNFPKRCIESTTVDGDGYPVYKRREKGFTVVKSGRKLGNEWVVPYNAQLLLKYRAHINVEWSCEAVWRIFGFEIHYKTPPVERLRFHLPDEQSVVFNDEDPIDSIIDNPTIGMTKFLAWMDCNKSSEEAQQLLYSQFPTKFMWKQE from the exons ATGGCAAAAGTTAACAGAAAAGAATTACATGGCAATAAGAAATTTAGGAATGGTTCATCCGATACTCCGATTACACCGTCAAGTTGTACAGCCGCAG GTAGCAGCAGTAGTTCTCGACCAAGTTGTACGAGTCAAAAAGAACCTGATCCCGTAACAAGATTAGTCAATGAGTTGATCAGAGACTTAAGTCCAACCAACGAAAGTTCATCGAGTTGGGTTAATCCACAAGAAG GTACCAGTTCCCGACCAAGCTGTTCAGGTCAACAAGCTCTCGATCCTGTGGCTAGATTGGTGAGTGACTTGGTTAGAAATTTAAGCGAAGAATATGATGATCCATCAAGTAGGGAAGCTAATGAAGAAG atTTAGAGCTTGAAGGAGATTGGGATATTGGAGACCCCGACGTTTCATGTAACAAATACGGTGCAATATTGTGGTACTTAGAACGCGTACGTAAGGATAGGAATACATTACATCCTACATTCTCATTGTGTTGTTCTGATGGcaaaattactcttcctcttcTTAAACAACCACCTCAATTGTTGTTGGATCTTTTAAGTCGGCGACACCCACTAAGAAACCACTTTATTGATAACATTCGAGCTTACAATATGATGTTTTTGTTCACGTCAATGGGAGGAAAGATCGATAATTCTGTAAATCAAGGTCGAGGACCATATACTTTTCGGATGGGTGGCCAAAACGTCCATCGCATCGGGAGTTTGTTGCCGCCGGATCAAAATACTCCAAAGTTTTGCCAGCTGTACATATATGACACAGAACAagaagttcaaaaccgtaagaatgctCATAG AACATATAACCGTCCTACAGCTTCTGAGGTTGCCGTTCTTATTGAAGGAGACATTGGAAACGCCGTGGAAAGGAGGGATATTATTATTGAGAAGGAAAGTGGTGAACTTCAGCGTatatct GGGTTGATTCGTGTGGAAACGTATAAAAATATTACGAATGCGGTCGACCGTGGGGAAACCGAACCATCTTCTGCCGGGAGCCGTATTTTCATGTCTTCATCGGTTTTGCAATCAGATGGGTACACTATAG AAATAATGAGATTTGTCTCTAAAAGAGTTTTGAGGCCGGAGGATCGACCTGATATTCTTAGTCGTGTTTTCAAGATGAAACTGGCGGAATTAATGAAAGACTTGAAAGACCGTCACATATTCGGACGTGTCATTGGAG ACACGTACACTATTGAATTTCAAAAACGTGGATTGCCACATGCTCATATTCTAATATGTCTTCATCGTGATGTCAAATTCCCGGAGGCCGCAAATGTAGATAAAATTATTAGTGCCGAGATACCCGATCCTGATGAAAACCCTTTGTTATATGCTCTTGTGAAGGAGAATATGATATACGGTCTATGTGGCAAAGACTTCCCTACTTGCCCGTGTATGGTTGCATCTAAGTGCTCCAGAAACTTTCCGAAGAGGTGCATCGAAAGCACAACGGTTGACGGGGACGGGTATCCTGTATATAAGAGGAGGGAGAAGGGATTTACCGTGGTGAAGAGTGGACGGAAACTCGGCAATGAGTGGGTAGTTCCATATAATGCGCAATTATTGTTAAAATATCGTGCCCACATAAATGTCGAATGGT CATGCGAAGCTGTGTGGAGAATCTTTGGCTTTGAAATCCATTATAAGACTCCTCCTGTTGAAAGATTGCGCTTTCACCTTCCTGATGAGCAAAGCGTTGTTTTTAACGATGAAGACCCTATTGATTCAATCATCGATAATCCCACAATCGGTATGACAAAGTTCTTGGCTTGGATGGATTGTAATAAATCTAGCGAGGAGGCACAACAACTATTATATAGCCAGTTCCCGACGAAATTCATGTGGAAACAAGAATAA